Sequence from the Paenibacillus tundrae genome:
CGTCACTTCTTCACGGTGATTCTTGATTGGGGATACGGTGTCCTCAAAATGCTTCTTAATACGTGGTCTTAATTTTCTCGCTTTTCCGACAAATAACAACTCTTCATCAGCATTGAAGAACATATAAATGCCACCCTGTTCACGCGTGATGAGATGAAAATCCGTAAATCCGTAAATATGGCTAAGCTGCGGATTAGCCTGCTTCGTGATGGTGACATCTGGTGTTGGCACAGTAATTTGAATCAATTGGCTCACTTCCTCATTATCTTTAGGCTTACATCCTATCACATATTGTAAAAGGAGACTATTTCATTCTGTTAGTTTGTTCCAAAATTCCACTTTTGATTATGACGGATGCCTAATATAATTCAATGTGAAAGATGTCATTCAACCAGCCATTCTTATTGAACTTGCACTATTAGACGCACAATTCACGCTTTTTTCAACTATTACGACAAATATTTCAAAAAAAAGGTTAACTTCCCTGATTCAAAGTGGTACTATAGGGGTATGAGGAAGAAATTGGGCACTAAGACATACGTCTTTATATCTACTCACGTCTATTGTACCCTATGATTGGCACTCTTTTTCATACTGAATTCGTCATGTGGCCACATAAGAGTACAGTCGGTGTCACACTTAGCCAATAGCTTTTAGATTTATCATCTATTCGACCCTTGCAGCAAGCAAACGTAGCAAGAATTAGATTGACGAATGGTATAGCAATGGATTCATGTAGAAAGCCTGCAATGATAGTCGTACGAACTAAATAGACACACGTAGAAGGACAAGTAGCTTTTGATCCTAGAGAGATTAGTCATGCCATGCAATCTTAGAACGTTATAGCAGCAGAACTATAGAAAAAACAGGATCTAGTTTTACCAAACAGCCCGGCAGAAGCCAGGGCTTTTTTATTTGTCTTCTGAATAATAGTGCGTGTTCAAAATGGGAACCACCCGTGCCACGAAACAAAGGGACCGTGGTTCTTTCCGGCGTATTTATAATATGGCAAGATAGCACATAGAGGGAGTGATGGGATGTATTCCGATCTACAATTGACGGACGACCGCCCTGTATATATACAAGTTAAAGATTATATGAAGCGACTCATACTCAAAGGCGGCCTACAGGCAGACCAGAAGCTTCCTTCGACCCGAGAACTGAGCACGCTTATGCGTGTAAGCCGCAGTACCGTTCTGCTCGCATATGCCGAGCTTGAAGAGGAAGGGCTGATCTATGCAGTTAAGGGCAAAGGGAACTATGTCAGTGCTGCGGTGGATACACCAGAGTCAGCTTCGGGTTGGACGCTGGACTGGAACAATCATGTTAGCGACTATGCAATCCAGGCAGAGCAATACGATCTGATGAAGCATGGTTCTGGTGCCGAACGTGGAGAAATCTCGTTCACCAGCATTGCTCCAGATGAGAAGCTGTTCGATCTGCACAATGTGAAGAGGGCTTTCCTCGATCGGATGTCACTTGAAGGTGAAGTGCTCCTGAATTACGGATATGCTCAAGGATATCGTCCCCTTATGAAGTATCTACGGCAGTATATGGAGAACAAGGGTGTGGATCTGAGCGGCAAGGACATCCTCATAACGAATGGGTTCACGGAAGGATTCGACCTTGTGCTTGGTGCCCTTCGCAAAAAAAGCGGTAGAGCGTTATGTGAGAATCCCACCCACCACACGGCAATCAAAAACCTAAAGCTTCATAATTTTCACCTTACCGGCGTGGAAATGGAGCCAGATGGTCTTCATCTAGGGCAACTGGAACAGGAACTGATGAAGCACTCATATGATCTCGCTTATCTGGTACCTTCCTACCATAACCCAACGGGCATCGTCACATCACCCGCCAAACGGGCTGAAATTATTCGCTTAATGAATCAATATCACGTTCCCATGATCGAGGATGGGTTCAATGAAGAGCTTCGCTACTCTGGCTCACACGTCTCTCCCCTCATCGCCAGCATGGGCAAGGGTAATGGACTGGTGTATCTCGGTAGCTTCTCCAAGGTGCTCTTTCCAGGACTACGCGTCGGTTGGATCATCGCAGATGCTGCATTGATTGATTATCTGGAAAGTATGAAACGGGCTCGGAGCATTCATACCTCAACGCTGGATCAATCCTTGCTCTATCAGTATCTGAGCAATGGTAATTTCGATAAATATCTGAAGCGCGCTCGGGCCGAATATAAACGCAAATATGAGCTGGTTGTTCGCTGCTTGCGCCAGCATCTCCCCATGTGCCGTATTTCCGGCGAAGGGGGACTGCACTTATTTGTACAGTTTCCAGCAGCGTTTCGAACAAGGGATCTACTTGCTGCCTGCAAACTAAAAGGAGTCACCTTCACACCTGGAGATACCTTCTATCTGGAACCCGGACAGGGACTGAACACGATGCGTCTAGGCTTCTCCAGAGTGAGCGATGATAACATACGCAAAGGTATTCGGATCATAGGTGAGACGGCAAGAACGATGCAGTGATGCATGGTTTGGTTGAATGTAGTTGATAAAATTCGATGGATTGGAGAGGATTACGCATGAAGGTTGGCGTCATCATGGGTGGAACATCTTCGGAGCGGGATATTTCCCTGCTTACCGGACAGGAGATGATCACGCACCTGGATCCACAGAAGTATGAAGTTGTCCCCGTTGTCATCAATAACAAGCGGGAGCTCATTGAAAAGTCCGCAGGACTGGATATCGCGTTACTCGCTCTACATGGCAAATACGGTGAGGATGGCACCATTCAGGGCACCCTCGATTCACTAGGTATTCCCTATACAGGCTGTGGTGTGCTTGCAAGTAGTGTCTGCATGGATAAGGATATCTCCAAGCGAATTATGCAGCAAGCCGGTGTGCCCACGGTAGAATGGGTGCAAATCAGTGATCTGGAGGAGCTATCCTCCACAACCGTGACGCAGCTATCCTATCCTGTGGTCGTGAAGCCTAACTCTGGTGGCTCCAGCATTGGCACGCAGATTGTACGTGAACCCAGTGCACTTCGTGACGCTACTGAGGCAGCACTTGCTTGGGATGATACGGTGATGATCGAGCAATATATTGAGGGTGAAGAGATTACATGTGCAATACTGGATGGCACCATGCTGCCTGTCATCTCAATCCGGTCAAGCGGAGCGTTCTTCGACTACTCCTCCAAGTACGATGATGGCGGCGCCGAGGAACGCATTGTTCAATTACCTGCCGATATCCATAAACATGTGGAGGCTGCTGCATTAACCTGTTATCGCGTGTTAAAGTGCAGCGTCTATGCACGTGTGGACATGATTATCCGAGATGGCATGCCTTATGTGCTTGAGGTCAATACACTTCCTGGGCTCACTCGAAATAGTCTGTTGCCTAAGAGTGCAGACGCTGCCGGTATCTCTTTTGCCAAACTACTCGACTCCATTATTGAACTCTCACTGCAACAACGGCGAAAAGAGGCGAAGAGCGGATGAGTACAGATATTACGATAAGGCACAGCTCTCCGGATGATCTTCCAGATTTGGTCACTCTCATGGATCAGCTTGGGTATCCAACAACGTATGCAGATATGCTAGAGCGCTATACCTATCTTGCTTCAGATCCTAGTTATACGACACTGGTGGCGGAGTTACACGGGCGAGCAGTAGGTATGATCGGATTGCAGACATTCTATATGTATGAGCAAAGTGGTCGCCATTGTCGCATTGCAGCTCTGGTCATTCATAAGCAATATAGAGGCTCCGGTATCGGCCGACAACTCATTCAAGCTGCGGAACATTGGGCATCTGCTCAGGGTATCGAAACAGTTTCTCTGAACAGCGGCAATCGACCAGAGCGCCAGGTTGCTCATGAGTTTTATGCACAGATGGGTTATACGGCTGGGAGCACTGGATTTAGCAAAAGGCTTCAAATGTTACAACACACGTAAGTGTATCGTTCATTTTTTGAATAATAAAAAAAAGACCTTCCCCCATTATTACTGGAGAAGGTCTTTTGCTTCTTAACACTTATGGACGTACGATGTAAATCCAACCTGTTTCTTTTTCCTTGTCTACTGTTGCTCCCAGAGCTTCAGCTACAAAGCGAAGTGGAACATAGGTTGTGCCGTTTTTGTTCACATAAGCTGGGTGAGTTAGGTTGACTTCCTCACCTGCGACGATGGCTTGGTTAGAGCCTACTGTCAGTACAATTTCGTTGCCTGTGATATCGTCAATAACAACGATCTTATCAGAACCTTTTGTCCATTTTACCTCCGCATCCAATTCCTCAGACAAGTAACGAAGCGGGACAAATGTTATATTTTTCTCAGTCACGACACCAAAGTACTCATCCTCTGGCATCAACATCACATGTTTATTCGTAATGCTCATTTCATCCTTTAACAACTGATACATCACTGAATTTGAATCGA
This genomic interval carries:
- a CDS encoding D-alanine--D-alanine ligase; translated protein: MKVGVIMGGTSSERDISLLTGQEMITHLDPQKYEVVPVVINNKRELIEKSAGLDIALLALHGKYGEDGTIQGTLDSLGIPYTGCGVLASSVCMDKDISKRIMQQAGVPTVEWVQISDLEELSSTTVTQLSYPVVVKPNSGGSSIGTQIVREPSALRDATEAALAWDDTVMIEQYIEGEEITCAILDGTMLPVISIRSSGAFFDYSSKYDDGGAEERIVQLPADIHKHVEAAALTCYRVLKCSVYARVDMIIRDGMPYVLEVNTLPGLTRNSLLPKSADAAGISFAKLLDSIIELSLQQRRKEAKSG
- a CDS encoding GNAT family N-acetyltransferase, with the translated sequence MSTDITIRHSSPDDLPDLVTLMDQLGYPTTYADMLERYTYLASDPSYTTLVAELHGRAVGMIGLQTFYMYEQSGRHCRIAALVIHKQYRGSGIGRQLIQAAEHWASAQGIETVSLNSGNRPERQVAHEFYAQMGYTAGSTGFSKRLQMLQHT
- a CDS encoding PLP-dependent aminotransferase family protein, which gives rise to MYSDLQLTDDRPVYIQVKDYMKRLILKGGLQADQKLPSTRELSTLMRVSRSTVLLAYAELEEEGLIYAVKGKGNYVSAAVDTPESASGWTLDWNNHVSDYAIQAEQYDLMKHGSGAERGEISFTSIAPDEKLFDLHNVKRAFLDRMSLEGEVLLNYGYAQGYRPLMKYLRQYMENKGVDLSGKDILITNGFTEGFDLVLGALRKKSGRALCENPTHHTAIKNLKLHNFHLTGVEMEPDGLHLGQLEQELMKHSYDLAYLVPSYHNPTGIVTSPAKRAEIIRLMNQYHVPMIEDGFNEELRYSGSHVSPLIASMGKGNGLVYLGSFSKVLFPGLRVGWIIADAALIDYLESMKRARSIHTSTLDQSLLYQYLSNGNFDKYLKRARAEYKRKYELVVRCLRQHLPMCRISGEGGLHLFVQFPAAFRTRDLLAACKLKGVTFTPGDTFYLEPGQGLNTMRLGFSRVSDDNIRKGIRIIGETARTMQ
- a CDS encoding nucleotide excision repair endonuclease produces the protein MIQITVPTPDVTITKQANPQLSHIYGFTDFHLITREQGGIYMFFNADEELLFVGKARKLRPRIKKHFEDTVSPIKNHREEVTKIEVCLVEDPMDREIYETYIINTMRAKYNVDKVLYK